In one window of Ruminococcus albus AD2013 DNA:
- the ligA gene encoding NAD-dependent DNA ligase LigA translates to MSEKENAKKRIDELVDTLNYHAHLYYVEDRNEISDYDYDMLQNELKKLEAENPELIRPDSPTQRVGGEAVSGFEKVTHKVQMGSLQDVFSFEEVREFVDRVRESVSDPKFVVEPKIDGLSVSLEYHDGQLTVGSTRGDGFVGENVTENLKTVRSIPVTIDSTLPMIEVRGEVYMPRNVFLKLIKEQEDNDEQPFKNPRNAAAGSLRQKDPKIAAKRKLDIFVFNVQQIEGRELYAHKQSLDMLKELGFKTVPDYKQVSTTDEIIARINEIGESRFELPYDIDGVVIKVDDFKHRDILGATAKVPKWAVAYKFPPEEKNTKLLDIELNVGRTGAVTPVAVFEPVFLAGTQVSRATLHNQDLIIEKNINIGDIIRVRKAGDIIPEVLGSVEKNSEGSFMLPDECPVCHAKLVRSEEEAAVRCPNVECPAQIFRSIVHFASKGAMNIDGLGPQIVRLLLDKELIKSVADLYHIKEEDLIALESFKEKSAHNLVTAIEKSKSNTLDRLIFGLGIRNIGQASAKLLCAKFGGLDSIMSATTEEISEIDGFGDVMAQSVYSAFHEEHMIALIQRLKDCGVNTEYEKVQQDDRFAGKTFVLTGTLPTLKRNDAKELIEKFGGKASGSVSKKTDYVLAGEEAGSKLAKAEQLGIKIITEEEFMEMIK, encoded by the coding sequence ATGTCTGAAAAAGAAAACGCAAAAAAACGTATCGACGAACTCGTTGATACCCTCAATTACCATGCACACCTGTATTATGTTGAGGACAGAAACGAGATTTCCGACTATGATTACGATATGCTCCAGAACGAGCTGAAAAAACTGGAAGCTGAGAATCCCGAGCTTATCAGACCCGACAGCCCTACACAGCGTGTTGGCGGCGAGGCTGTATCAGGCTTTGAAAAAGTTACACATAAAGTGCAGATGGGCTCTTTGCAGGATGTGTTTTCATTTGAAGAAGTCAGAGAGTTCGTTGACAGAGTAAGGGAGAGCGTCAGCGACCCAAAATTTGTTGTTGAACCCAAAATAGACGGACTATCTGTTTCTCTTGAATACCACGACGGTCAGCTTACAGTAGGTTCGACCCGCGGTGACGGATTTGTGGGCGAGAATGTAACCGAAAACCTCAAAACTGTTCGTTCAATACCTGTAACCATAGACAGTACTCTGCCCATGATAGAAGTTCGCGGAGAGGTTTATATGCCCAGAAATGTTTTCCTTAAACTTATAAAAGAGCAGGAGGACAATGACGAGCAGCCTTTTAAAAATCCGAGAAATGCGGCAGCGGGTTCGCTTCGTCAGAAAGACCCCAAAATAGCCGCAAAGCGCAAACTGGATATATTTGTGTTCAACGTTCAGCAAATAGAGGGAAGAGAGCTTTATGCTCATAAACAGTCCCTTGATATGCTGAAAGAACTCGGTTTCAAAACTGTACCGGATTATAAGCAAGTATCCACCACTGATGAGATCATAGCGCGTATCAATGAGATAGGTGAGAGTCGTTTCGAGCTTCCTTATGATATCGATGGCGTTGTTATCAAGGTAGATGATTTCAAGCACCGTGACATTCTCGGTGCTACTGCAAAAGTCCCGAAATGGGCAGTTGCGTATAAATTCCCGCCGGAAGAAAAGAATACAAAACTTCTTGATATCGAGCTGAATGTTGGCAGAACAGGTGCTGTGACCCCCGTTGCTGTGTTTGAACCTGTCTTCCTTGCAGGCACTCAGGTGTCCCGTGCTACACTGCACAATCAGGATCTTATAATCGAGAAAAACATCAACATTGGTGACATTATCCGTGTCCGCAAAGCAGGGGATATAATACCCGAAGTTCTCGGTTCTGTTGAGAAAAACTCCGAGGGATCTTTCATGCTTCCCGATGAATGTCCCGTGTGTCATGCAAAGCTTGTAAGATCTGAGGAAGAAGCAGCTGTCCGCTGTCCCAATGTTGAATGTCCCGCCCAGATATTCCGAAGCATAGTTCACTTTGCTTCAAAAGGTGCAATGAATATAGATGGCCTCGGTCCTCAGATAGTTCGACTTCTGCTTGATAAGGAACTAATAAAATCCGTTGCTGACCTTTATCATATTAAGGAAGAAGACCTCATTGCTCTGGAAAGCTTCAAGGAGAAGTCAGCACATAATCTGGTAACTGCAATTGAAAAGTCCAAGTCGAATACTCTTGACAGATTGATATTCGGTCTCGGAATAAGAAATATCGGTCAGGCTTCGGCAAAACTTCTTTGTGCAAAATTTGGTGGGCTTGACAGCATTATGTCAGCCACCACAGAGGAAATTTCCGAGATCGACGGTTTTGGAGATGTTATGGCACAGAGTGTTTACAGTGCTTTTCATGAAGAGCATATGATAGCACTCATTCAGCGTCTGAAAGACTGCGGAGTTAACACCGAGTACGAAAAAGTTCAGCAGGACGATCGTTTTGCAGGAAAGACCTTCGTTCTTACAGGAACCCTGCCAACCTTAAAAAGAAACGATGCTAAAGAACTCATTGAGAAGTTCGGCGGGAAAGCAAGCGGCTCGGTTTCAAAGAAAACAGACTATGTTCTTGCAGGCGAAGAAGCAGGAAGCAAACTGGCAAAAGCTGAGCAGCTCGGCATTAAGATCATCACCGAAGAAGAATTTATGGAAATGATAAAATAG
- a CDS encoding dockerin type I repeat-containing protein, protein MARNLSKDLKRLVAGLCAVLIVGGAVPLQPLVNFGGTIKAAADDVQSQPVFINYTPEIISNNSYWFVRDDNTGLSGVGYKSNNYHVGYTTAQTTFKVYPINGQIVKVNWKISSEKYYDCMTITAGNSTPVSGTSGAKSGSFNITGTETSASDGITVTVKYSKDEAGNSNDDTAYVAFEIEQNKASLSPSGFVEGEDYAVVGNVTKVSPGDVVTIYSNKKFKTDKDYTTLDFEKNPDTEGDYEDFKYKCTMKVIDQATFGENEVISFIEEPKVDFEFVDLEDTDYVVVEQMDTPEDDGDNSVYVTEHADIFTKKRIDLDESIFENSTVRFVDCVKEIPEDGFFTVNNENYLYRYHVTFPNYPYPEGITATFTAEKNVDLEFENMAENKKFAVEGDLPYAYVADGSVIYSDQTLAGNISQVQLQESTTSGGYEYKGETYKYKYDVTYSGDLKTGDTVTFSHVHEYGNPHVDIEEKPDIIIADCTGENGKEVGTVEIAQLKPKDIYYYGDLPTVEEVVVKPEQMPKGITSIDPVSLSIKKKGKTSSQDYFTDFGTYELSTIVNVVCGGKTYPISITKDVEYSPRSLFGAEDSSSADEEYTGCYFYLRRYEEAEVPQEEEPAAEQGSTPEIQEENPAAEEQGEPAEQQELQYEDTLLTVKNGVITLPDDSFVYNKREQKPVIVVKNSINGTVTELTEEEITSTVEGKTGANKDNEYYEFKISAIESEDPETDPAKYTGEVTVKWRIEKAPNNVTFVPKTDTVYDAEVLDDTDFTFTDPDDTLNDSNIKVEFEGSKKGYEFIAPDDAETPYQLTEADDGKMLTTTLGAVYKLPENVAGRVVHYYVNEGKVETKSTGLLPDTTLIKFAKHNMSEEVMMDYCLDEYYPLGGEPIEGLRVKVTFEDNELIFHIFSDETYETATLFPGEEYDITSAGVQKGTITIKSDNYQDKVMDFETTIAKKEVTVAPNGIKDNEKNTITWGELIKDSDVLYTQDGVVDKDKPAGGDYNFGLIFTAEGYNFEDASKNNVGEYKLVPSDIFAEYNAADNNYLLVLPKEETEEEVEEVIPVEVAPLELSEVAEQEEQTEQEEEVKLDTLTIVPYELTSSNVTVADITYQYDTYVKTPTVTASVPYSVKDEAELQTYTLTLGTVEDHDSKDAFVKGVRYDNIVGEKNISVATDDTTNKNFTTDEDGVEFKWYIRNGTMTVDVGNINGKIYDGTTVTDPTVTVKNQINEAVQNADIKVQYQKKDEGTGGYSDPVDEAPKDAGTYRAVVTTNADSYNEKVSYSDDFTIDKRTVKVTLNGLPTVKGYNDKTVEYKISKADAENPNDFTGIIDNEVEPEGTVVIEAGKLNGNHITNDDLPEIVEALGDNYTFRCDEVLSLAEPKLARLEVRKAYMDDGEVIKPHDYITAYDENGRDITDKCVVINIDNINQTGDYKIEVNDGSLDVPLSDILYVLTKVDKVNDLIAELPESEDVTAEDEDAITNAREAYEALTDEQKAKVDADALNKLEDAEEALEDAKKAAAATEAINALPDAEDVTTEDAEDIENARDKYDALTDAQKDLIDEETVDKLEAAETALAAAIEAAEKAAADQTAADAVKQEINNLPAAEDVTTEDSKNIVKARADYDALTDAQKALVDEETVDKLEAAETALAAAIEEAEKAAADEAAADAVKQEINNLPAAEDVTTEDSKNIENARDKYDALTDAQKALVDEETVDKLEAAETALAAAIEEAEKAAADQTAADAVKQEINNLPAAEDVTTEDAEDIENARDKYDALTDAQKDLIDEETVDKLEAAETALAAAIEEAEKAAADEAAANAVRDSINALPETEAVKPEDAEKIAKARDDYNALTAAQKELVDEATLQKLEAAEDALEKANEAAKKAAENEAAADAVKKAINDLPAAENVTVDDADAIAAVREAFEALTDDQKGMVDGDTMKKLDDAEAALDTAKKAAEKAAEDQAAADAVKNAINALPAAEDLTKDDAEAIANARKLFDELTDEQKALIDPEVVKKLTDNETAVAAIIEESKYMKGDVNGDGKININDLTKIAAHVKGKKLLTEEEQMRADVNGDGKLDINDISKIAAHIKGKRLLK, encoded by the coding sequence ATGGCTAGAAATTTATCAAAGGATCTTAAAAGGTTAGTTGCAGGTCTGTGTGCAGTTCTTATCGTAGGCGGAGCAGTTCCACTGCAGCCACTGGTTAATTTCGGCGGCACTATAAAAGCGGCTGCTGATGATGTACAAAGTCAGCCTGTATTTATCAACTATACGCCTGAAATCATTTCTAATAACAGCTATTGGTTTGTACGTGATGACAACACAGGTCTTAGCGGCGTAGGCTATAAGTCAAACAATTATCATGTTGGTTACACAACTGCACAAACAACTTTCAAGGTTTACCCAATAAACGGTCAAATAGTAAAGGTGAACTGGAAAATAAGCAGCGAAAAATATTATGATTGTATGACTATTACTGCAGGTAACTCAACACCTGTATCCGGAACTTCTGGTGCGAAATCAGGTTCTTTCAATATCACGGGAACCGAGACTTCTGCTAGTGATGGCATAACTGTTACTGTAAAATATTCCAAAGATGAAGCGGGTAACAGTAATGACGATACCGCTTATGTTGCATTCGAGATAGAACAGAACAAAGCTTCTCTCTCACCCAGTGGTTTTGTAGAAGGTGAAGACTATGCGGTTGTAGGTAATGTTACTAAAGTATCCCCCGGAGATGTTGTAACTATCTATTCCAATAAGAAGTTCAAAACCGACAAGGACTATACTACTCTTGATTTTGAAAAGAATCCTGATACAGAGGGTGATTATGAAGATTTCAAGTACAAGTGCACAATGAAAGTTATCGATCAGGCAACTTTCGGTGAAAACGAAGTTATTTCCTTTATCGAAGAACCTAAGGTCGATTTTGAATTCGTAGATCTGGAAGATACAGATTATGTAGTTGTAGAACAGATGGATACTCCCGAAGATGACGGCGATAACAGCGTATACGTTACCGAGCACGCTGATATATTCACCAAGAAGCGTATCGATCTCGATGAGAGCATCTTCGAAAATTCAACTGTCAGGTTCGTTGACTGCGTGAAAGAGATACCTGAAGATGGTTTCTTTACCGTAAATAATGAGAACTATCTGTACAGATATCACGTAACATTCCCTAATTACCCATACCCCGAAGGCATCACCGCTACTTTCACAGCTGAAAAGAACGTTGATCTGGAATTCGAGAATATGGCAGAGAACAAGAAGTTTGCAGTTGAGGGCGACTTGCCTTATGCATATGTTGCCGATGGTTCTGTTATCTACTCCGACCAGACATTAGCAGGCAATATCAGTCAGGTTCAGCTGCAAGAGAGCACAACATCGGGCGGCTATGAGTATAAGGGCGAAACTTACAAGTATAAGTATGATGTAACATACTCCGGAGATCTCAAGACCGGCGATACTGTAACATTTAGTCACGTTCACGAGTACGGCAATCCTCATGTTGATATCGAAGAAAAGCCCGACATCATCATAGCTGATTGTACAGGTGAGAACGGCAAAGAAGTTGGTACAGTTGAGATAGCACAGCTCAAGCCCAAGGATATCTACTATTACGGCGATCTGCCTACGGTGGAGGAAGTTGTTGTCAAGCCTGAACAGATGCCTAAGGGTATAACCAGTATTGACCCCGTCAGCCTCTCTATCAAGAAGAAAGGCAAGACTTCCAGCCAGGATTATTTCACCGATTTCGGCACATATGAACTTTCCACCATCGTCAATGTTGTATGCGGCGGCAAAACATATCCTATCTCCATCACCAAGGACGTTGAGTATTCACCTCGTTCACTGTTCGGCGCTGAAGACAGTTCTTCTGCCGATGAAGAATACACAGGCTGCTATTTCTACCTGAGAAGATATGAAGAAGCCGAAGTACCTCAGGAAGAAGAACCCGCCGCAGAGCAGGGCAGTACTCCTGAAATTCAGGAAGAAAATCCTGCCGCAGAGGAACAGGGTGAACCCGCAGAACAGCAGGAACTCCAGTATGAAGATACTCTTCTTACAGTCAAGAACGGCGTGATCACTCTGCCCGATGATTCTTTCGTATACAACAAGAGAGAGCAGAAGCCTGTTATCGTTGTCAAGAACAGCATAAACGGCACAGTTACTGAGCTCACCGAAGAAGAGATAACCAGCACCGTTGAAGGCAAGACAGGCGCTAACAAGGATAATGAGTACTACGAGTTCAAGATATCCGCAATAGAGTCCGAAGATCCTGAGACCGACCCTGCAAAATATACAGGTGAAGTTACAGTTAAGTGGAGGATCGAAAAGGCTCCCAACAACGTAACATTCGTTCCCAAGACCGATACCGTATACGATGCAGAAGTACTTGATGATACCGACTTCACATTCACCGACCCCGATGATACTCTGAATGATTCCAATATCAAGGTTGAATTTGAAGGCAGTAAGAAGGGTTATGAGTTTATTGCACCCGATGATGCAGAAACTCCTTACCAGTTGACCGAAGCTGATGATGGCAAGATGCTGACAACTACTCTCGGTGCAGTATATAAGCTGCCTGAAAATGTAGCTGGTCGTGTAGTTCATTATTATGTTAATGAAGGTAAAGTTGAGACAAAATCCACCGGATTACTTCCTGACACCACATTAATTAAATTCGCAAAACATAATATGTCGGAAGAAGTTATGATGGATTATTGTCTTGATGAATATTATCCGCTAGGTGGAGAGCCTATCGAAGGACTTAGAGTAAAAGTAACATTTGAAGATAACGAATTAATTTTCCACATTTTCAGTGATGAAACTTATGAGACAGCAACCTTATTCCCAGGCGAAGAATACGATATCACCAGCGCAGGCGTTCAGAAGGGTACTATCACAATAAAATCCGATAACTATCAGGATAAGGTTATGGATTTCGAGACCACGATAGCCAAGAAGGAAGTTACCGTAGCTCCCAACGGCATCAAGGACAATGAGAAGAACACCATAACATGGGGCGAACTCATCAAGGACAGCGATGTTCTGTATACTCAGGACGGCGTTGTTGATAAGGATAAGCCTGCGGGCGGAGATTATAACTTTGGTCTTATCTTCACAGCAGAAGGTTATAACTTTGAAGATGCTAGCAAGAACAATGTTGGTGAATACAAGCTCGTTCCCAGTGATATCTTTGCAGAGTACAATGCAGCCGATAATAACTATCTGCTGGTACTTCCCAAGGAAGAAACCGAAGAAGAGGTTGAAGAAGTTATACCTGTTGAAGTTGCTCCGCTTGAGCTTTCCGAAGTCGCTGAACAGGAAGAGCAGACCGAACAGGAAGAAGAAGTCAAGCTCGATACTCTTACTATCGTTCCTTACGAACTGACAAGCAGTAATGTCACTGTTGCAGATATTACATATCAGTATGATACCTATGTAAAGACACCTACCGTGACAGCAAGTGTTCCTTACAGCGTAAAGGACGAAGCTGAACTCCAGACATACACTCTGACTCTCGGCACAGTTGAAGATCATGACTCCAAGGATGCTTTCGTAAAGGGCGTAAGATACGATAACATCGTAGGTGAAAAGAACATCTCTGTTGCCACCGATGACACTACCAACAAGAACTTCACAACAGATGAAGATGGTGTTGAATTCAAATGGTACATCAGAAATGGTACTATGACTGTAGACGTTGGCAATATCAACGGCAAGATCTATGATGGTACAACAGTTACTGACCCCACCGTAACTGTAAAGAACCAGATCAACGAGGCTGTTCAGAATGCTGACATCAAGGTACAGTACCAGAAGAAGGACGAGGGAACCGGCGGATACAGTGATCCTGTTGATGAAGCACCCAAGGATGCAGGTACCTACAGAGCAGTTGTAACAACTAATGCTGACAGCTACAACGAGAAGGTAAGCTACTCCGACGACTTCACCATAGACAAGAGAACAGTAAAAGTTACTCTGAATGGTCTTCCTACCGTTAAGGGTTATAACGACAAGACCGTTGAATACAAGATAAGCAAAGCCGATGCCGAAAATCCCAATGATTTCACAGGCATAATCGATAATGAAGTTGAACCTGAAGGCACTGTAGTTATCGAGGCAGGCAAGCTGAACGGCAATCACATCACCAACGATGATCTCCCCGAGATAGTTGAAGCATTGGGCGATAACTACACATTCCGGTGCGATGAAGTACTCAGCCTGGCAGAACCTAAGCTTGCAAGACTTGAAGTCAGAAAAGCTTACATGGACGATGGTGAGGTCATCAAACCTCATGACTACATCACTGCATACGATGAGAACGGAAGAGATATCACCGACAAGTGCGTAGTTATCAATATCGACAATATCAATCAGACTGGTGATTACAAGATCGAAGTTAACGATGGCAGTCTGGATGTTCCTCTCAGTGATATTCTGTACGTTTTGACCAAGGTCGACAAAGTAAACGATCTCATCGCAGAACTTCCCGAATCCGAGGATGTAACAGCCGAAGATGAAGATGCTATAACTAATGCCCGTGAAGCATACGAAGCACTCACAGATGAGCAGAAAGCAAAAGTTGATGCAGACGCTCTCAATAAACTTGAAGATGCTGAAGAAGCATTGGAAGACGCTAAGAAAGCAGCTGCAGCGACTGAAGCTATCAACGCTCTGCCCGATGCTGAGGACGTTACCACAGAAGATGCCGAAGACATCGAAAATGCACGCGATAAATACGACGCACTGACAGATGCTCAGAAAGATCTGATAGATGAAGAAACCGTAGATAAGCTTGAAGCAGCTGAAACTGCTCTCGCAGCAGCTATCGAAGCAGCTGAAAAAGCAGCTGCAGATCAGACAGCAGCAGATGCTGTTAAACAGGAAATCAACAATCTTCCCGCTGCTGAAGATGTTACCACAGAAGATTCTAAGAACATCGTAAAGGCACGCGCAGATTACGATGCACTGACAGACGCTCAGAAAGCTCTGGTGGATGAAGAAACCGTAGATAAGCTTGAAGCAGCTGAAACTGCTCTCGCAGCAGCTATCGAAGAAGCTGAAAAAGCCGCTGCAGATGAGGCAGCAGCAGATGCTGTTAAACAGGAAATCAACAATCTCCCCGCTGCTGAAGATGTTACCACAGAAGATTCTAAGAACATCGAAAATGCACGCGATAAATACGACGCACTGACAGATGCTCAGAAAGCTCTGGTGGATGAAGAAACCGTAGATAAGCTTGAAGCAGCTGAAACTGCTCTCGCAGCAGCTATCGAAGAAGCTGAAAAAGCCGCTGCAGATCAGACAGCAGCAGATGCTGTTAAACAGGAAATCAACAATCTCCCCGCTGCTGAAGATGTTACCACAGAAGATGCCGAAGACATCGAAAATGCACGCGATAAATACGACGCACTGACAGATGCTCAGAAAGATCTGATAGATGAAGAAACCGTAGATAAGCTTGAAGCAGCTGAAACTGCTCTCGCAGCAGCTATCGAAGAAGCTGAAAAAGCCGCTGCAGATGAGGCAGCAGCAAATGCGGTAAGAGACTCTATCAACGCTCTTCCTGAAACTGAAGCAGTTAAACCTGAAGATGCTGAAAAGATCGCAAAGGCACGCGATGATTACAATGCACTGACAGCCGCTCAGAAAGAGCTGGTAGATGAAGCAACCTTACAGAAGCTTGAAGCTGCTGAAGATGCTCTCGAAAAAGCTAACGAAGCAGCTAAGAAAGCCGCAGAAAATGAGGCAGCAGCTGATGCAGTCAAGAAGGCTATCAACGATCTTCCCGCAGCTGAGAATGTTACAGTAGACGATGCTGATGCAATCGCAGCAGTTCGCGAGGCATTTGAAGCTCTGACAGATGATCAGAAGGGTATGGTCGACGGAGATACAATGAAGAAGCTTGATGATGCTGAAGCAGCTCTGGATACAGCCAAGAAGGCAGCTGAAAAGGCAGCAGAAGATCAGGCAGCGGCTGATGCAGTCAAGAATGCTATCAACGCTCTTCCCGCAGCTGAAGATCTCACCAAGGACGATGCTGAAGCAATAGCTAACGCACGCAAGCTGTTCGATGAACTTACAGATGAGCAGAAGGCTCTGATCGATCCCGAAGTAGTAAAGAAGCTGACCGATAACGAAACTGCAGTTGCAGCTATCATAGAGGAAAGCAAATATATGAAGGGCGATGTAAACGGCGATGGCAAGATCAATATCAATGATCTGACCAAGATAGCAGCTCACGTAAAGGGCAAGAAACTTCTTACAGAAGAAGAACAGATGCGTGCAGATGTAAACGGTGATGGTAAGTTAGATATTAACGATATCTCAAAGATTGCCGCACACATCAAGGGCAAGAGACTTCTCAAATAA
- a CDS encoding sporulation protein YunB: MSRKRVSRKCKASYVFLAVLIVVFAAVISVIGELREHLAEITEYRGREAATDIITSAVERTVSRCPCNDIYKLATDENGTVLSAQLDADSANRVKNILTEEVENGLNKLNEDGISIPIGTLIGIPLPAVGSNTIDLSVQQIGAVKSEFVSNLETAGINQSRLTVYAVVTVDIRAILPNGHTDISVTEEHIITDCLIIGEVPQSYFGE; encoded by the coding sequence TTGAGCAGAAAACGAGTATCACGAAAATGCAAAGCGTCCTATGTATTTCTTGCAGTGCTGATAGTAGTATTTGCGGCAGTGATAAGCGTCATCGGAGAACTTCGAGAACATTTGGCCGAGATAACAGAATACCGCGGCAGGGAAGCCGCAACAGATATAATCACATCAGCCGTTGAAAGGACAGTTTCCCGATGTCCCTGCAACGATATCTACAAGCTTGCCACAGATGAAAACGGAACTGTCCTTTCGGCACAGCTAGATGCCGATTCAGCTAACCGTGTTAAAAACATACTTACAGAGGAAGTCGAGAATGGACTTAACAAACTTAATGAAGATGGCATATCAATACCCATTGGCACACTTATAGGCATACCGCTTCCCGCGGTGGGCAGCAACACTATTGACCTCAGCGTACAGCAGATAGGTGCTGTAAAAAGCGAATTCGTATCTAATCTCGAAACAGCAGGGATAAACCAGTCCCGACTGACGGTTTATGCTGTTGTGACTGTTGATATCCGTGCCATTCTCCCAAACGGTCATACAGATATCAGTGTTACTGAGGAGCATATCATCACAGACTGCCTTATCATCGGGGAAGTTCCGCAGTCCTATTTCGGAGAATGA
- a CDS encoding transketolase family protein has product MADVKKIATRESYGNALAELGDKYDKLVVLDADLAAATKTGIFKKKFPDRHFDCGIAESNMMSVAAGMAATGLIPFASTFAMFAAGRAFEQVRNSIGYPHLNVKIGATHAGISVGEDGATHQCNEDIALMRTIPGMTVINPADDTEARAAVEAAILHEGPVYMRFGRLAAPVINDPATYKFELGKGVQLRDGKDIAIFATGLMVGEAIEAAKTLAAEGIDAAVINIHTIKPIDEDIIVKNAQKCGVVLTVEEHSIIGGLGSAVADVLTAKCPTKQVRIGVNDEFGHSGPAVDLLKEFGLCAENIVAKAKEAVKAK; this is encoded by the coding sequence ATGGCTGATGTAAAGAAGATAGCAACTAGAGAAAGCTACGGCAATGCGCTTGCTGAGCTTGGTGATAAGTACGATAAGCTGGTAGTTCTGGATGCCGACCTGGCAGCAGCTACCAAGACAGGTATCTTCAAGAAGAAGTTCCCTGACAGACATTTTGACTGCGGTATCGCAGAGAGCAATATGATGAGCGTGGCTGCAGGTATGGCTGCAACAGGTCTGATACCTTTTGCTTCCACATTTGCAATGTTCGCAGCAGGCAGAGCTTTCGAGCAGGTAAGAAACTCCATCGGTTATCCTCACCTGAACGTTAAGATCGGTGCTACTCACGCAGGTATCTCTGTTGGTGAGGACGGCGCTACTCACCAGTGTAACGAGGATATCGCTCTGATGAGAACAATTCCCGGCATGACCGTTATCAACCCTGCCGATGATACCGAAGCAAGAGCTGCCGTTGAGGCTGCTATCCTGCACGAGGGCCCTGTTTATATGCGTTTTGGCAGACTTGCTGCTCCTGTTATCAACGATCCTGCTACTTACAAGTTTGAACTTGGCAAGGGCGTTCAGCTGAGAGACGGCAAGGACATCGCTATATTCGCAACAGGTCTGATGGTAGGCGAGGCTATCGAAGCTGCCAAGACTCTTGCTGCTGAGGGTATCGATGCTGCTGTTATCAATATCCACACCATAAAGCCCATTGATGAGGATATCATCGTTAAGAACGCACAGAAGTGCGGTGTTGTTCTGACAGTTGAGGAGCACAGCATTATCGGTGGTCTGGGTTCTGCTGTTGCAGACGTTCTGACTGCAAAGTGCCCCACAAAGCAGGTTAGAATAGGCGTTAACGACGAGTTCGGTCACTCTGGTCCCGCAGTTGATCTGCTGAAGGAGTTCGGTCTTTGCGCTGAAAATATCGTTGCTAAGGCAAAGGAAGCTGTAAAGGCTAAGTAA
- a CDS encoding transketolase, translated as MDATLKKQLEITATKVRLGIIEGVYNAKSGHPGGSLSIADLLTYLYFAKLNVYPDKPDEASRDRFVLSKGHTAPALYSTLAQKGFFPEEELKSLRHIGALLQGHPCIHIPGVDMSSGSLGQGVSVAAGMALSAKYQGANYKVYTVLGDGEIQEGQVWEASMFAAHYKLDNLVMIVDNNGLQIDGKISDVMSPYPIVDKFKAFGLHVIEADAHDFDSLDKAFNEAETVCGQPTVIVMKSTKGKGVSFMEDNVSWHGTAPNAEQYAQAVEELTAHLKELEG; from the coding sequence ATGGACGCTACACTTAAAAAACAGCTTGAGATAACTGCCACCAAGGTACGTCTCGGCATAATCGAGGGCGTTTATAACGCTAAGTCGGGTCATCCCGGCGGCTCTCTTTCGATAGCCGATCTGTTGACCTATCTTTATTTTGCAAAACTGAATGTATATCCCGATAAGCCCGATGAGGCAAGCAGAGACAGATTTGTTCTGTCCAAGGGTCACACTGCACCCGCTCTGTATTCTACACTGGCTCAGAAGGGATTTTTCCCAGAGGAAGAGCTTAAGAGCCTGAGACATATCGGAGCTCTGCTTCAGGGTCATCCCTGCATACATATCCCCGGTGTTGATATGTCTTCCGGTTCTCTCGGACAGGGCGTATCTGTAGCTGCAGGTATGGCACTTTCAGCTAAGTATCAGGGTGCCAACTACAAGGTTTACACTGTTCTCGGCGACGGCGAGATACAGGAAGGTCAGGTATGGGAGGCTTCAATGTTTGCCGCTCACTACAAGCTTGACAATCTCGTTATGATCGTTGATAACAACGGTCTCCAGATCGATGGTAAGATCAGCGATGTAATGTCCCCCTATCCGATAGTTGACAAGTTCAAGGCTTTCGGTCTTCACGTTATCGAAGCTGATGCTCATGACTTTGATTCCCTTGATAAGGCTTTCAACGAGGCTGAAACTGTTTGCGGACAGCCCACTGTCATCGTTATGAAGAGTACAAAGGGCAAGGGCGTTTCCTTCATGGAGGATAACGTTTCATGGCATGGTACAGCACCTAATGCCGAGCAGTATGCACAGGCTGTTGAGGAGCTTACCGCACATCTGAAAGAACTGGAGGGCTAA